The following proteins are encoded in a genomic region of Micrococcaceae bacterium Sec5.8:
- a CDS encoding FtsK/SpoIIIE domain-containing protein, producing the protein MDPNDRHRKGPSPMMLHCTLVPAPGSALASGPVELSIDVDNGCAGAELEAALSRRFGTGHLSVDRIAVAGLRVGGHPLVDGAVLVDGAVLVDGAVPVDGAVPVDGAVPVDGAIVDGGATASSVLAAAPLVLAVHSGPGAGMIFPLRRGRFRIGRAGTEISIPDAELSREHAQLDVTESAVTLSDLGSANGVRVDGRKVGTAAVSTDSMIRCGSSSMSLVFGGSPDTDIPASAGSDVSDPLLVSNPVLPVNRAALLLGAVLPLAIGVGMALLTGMWIFLAFTAVSAASILVPVVAGRRQRLDLRAAVAAAAGEDAERRRRAAPSAGELSLHGWSAQPGPRAAPAIDPGPVWLRLGLKPQDANVRLEPPGPGFRPPPLGLMPVTLDPATPVTTLRGPETAVAGLVRSFVLQLASYPAAGRTRILIQGPTPPLLAARFLPGALLTAEAGATSRILAAGPGAGFERGVLIIATGAGATGICAAAVSRGWQVLCCTSDPAAPPAAGTALVLGERTARLSSVRSPTLEFIPDLVPSRVFDRSCRRLATVAPALSPPAGLPDVCSLSGLLPVSAADISARWEASAAGPGLPVVVGVGRSGPLLLDLQADGPHILVAGTTGSGKSELLRTLAAGLAAAHPPDRVNLLFVDFKGGSALQPLAGLVHCVGLLTDLALEEVARALASLRAEVRRREELLAAHQAADLPSYEALSPAGRSLPHLVLIIDEFRILLDEAPQALAELMRIAAIGRALGVHLIMATQRPQGAVSADIRANVTSCIALRVQSELESLDVINSSLAAAIPVSTPGRAFLVRGNGAPEEFQTAAVTPTVLGPGHTTAVLEAAEYLASPPAGRYEGTGTGMGPGRPGAVDAPQSPGLRQLTDTISALWEASGGVRPRRPVAGPLPAKLPFPADGSRGCIRLGLLDLPGEQRVTEFGWHPGMQGHLALISGLTGGADAAMDLIVEQLLTCDSDSHIYLLDAGGTFSAAATAPRVGAVVGLYELRRAARVLERIAAEMTQRLTGELSAGPPALLLALNGWGSWVSAFRAGPLAWAEDLLQDIVRDGRRAGITVLVAGERELVTSRFFAALPNRIFLPAGSTEEARLTWPRLPATGTHAGRVVVFGPMSVTPSASGNVGQLFGPLPPDVRRPRATVRARPFRVEALPVQVAAAEVLLRTRPGGAGPGGPAVPRPSTSTTETLPLPRRLLLGVTGDELLPAEVHVPNAGVLAVFGGPTSGKTTLLSALPGLNPQQGFIRPPAENDPERFWAGIHDAARAGALDPETILLADDLDLHSPETNNRLHLLHNLGWRVILTAGFNPAIRHRVALAQEAVGQGRGLLIAPRTLMDGELFGVRFELEQSPPPGRAVLISEGRACAVQLAFDPWADAPSIG; encoded by the coding sequence GTGGACCCTAATGATCGCCACCGGAAAGGCCCCTCCCCGATGATGCTGCACTGCACTCTCGTGCCGGCTCCCGGGTCAGCGCTTGCCTCCGGCCCGGTGGAGCTGAGCATCGACGTCGACAACGGGTGTGCAGGCGCAGAACTCGAGGCGGCACTCTCCCGTCGCTTCGGGACCGGACACCTGAGCGTGGACCGGATCGCGGTGGCCGGGTTGCGCGTCGGCGGGCACCCCCTGGTGGACGGTGCAGTTCTGGTGGACGGTGCAGTTCTGGTGGACGGTGCGGTGCCGGTGGACGGTGCGGTGCCGGTGGACGGGGCGGTGCCGGTGGACGGGGCCATAGTCGACGGCGGCGCAACAGCATCCTCTGTCCTCGCCGCGGCCCCTCTCGTCCTGGCCGTCCACAGCGGTCCCGGCGCCGGAATGATCTTCCCCTTACGGCGCGGCCGGTTCCGCATCGGACGCGCCGGCACGGAGATTTCCATCCCGGACGCGGAGTTGTCCCGCGAACATGCGCAGCTGGACGTGACGGAGTCCGCCGTCACCCTCAGCGATCTCGGGAGCGCCAACGGGGTCCGTGTGGACGGCAGGAAGGTGGGCACGGCGGCCGTTTCCACAGACTCGATGATCCGGTGCGGCAGCTCCTCGATGTCCCTGGTTTTCGGGGGTTCCCCGGACACCGACATCCCGGCCAGTGCCGGATCCGACGTCTCGGATCCTCTGCTGGTCAGCAATCCCGTTCTGCCCGTCAACCGGGCGGCCCTCCTGCTGGGTGCTGTTCTGCCCCTCGCCATCGGTGTGGGCATGGCGCTCCTGACGGGCATGTGGATCTTTCTGGCTTTCACCGCGGTGTCCGCAGCTTCGATTCTGGTGCCCGTTGTAGCGGGTCGAAGGCAGCGCCTCGATTTGCGGGCGGCCGTCGCCGCAGCTGCCGGGGAAGACGCAGAACGACGACGGCGGGCCGCGCCCTCCGCCGGCGAGCTGTCCCTGCATGGGTGGTCCGCGCAACCTGGCCCCCGTGCGGCTCCCGCCATCGACCCGGGCCCGGTCTGGCTGCGGCTCGGCCTCAAGCCGCAGGACGCCAACGTCAGGCTGGAACCTCCCGGTCCGGGGTTTCGGCCACCACCGCTCGGCTTGATGCCCGTGACGCTGGATCCTGCCACTCCGGTGACGACGCTCCGGGGCCCGGAAACAGCCGTCGCGGGACTGGTCAGGTCCTTCGTGTTGCAGCTTGCCAGCTACCCCGCTGCCGGGCGTACCCGGATCCTCATTCAGGGCCCAACCCCGCCGCTGCTTGCCGCCCGCTTCCTGCCGGGCGCGTTGCTGACTGCGGAGGCCGGCGCCACCTCGAGAATCTTGGCGGCCGGCCCGGGAGCCGGGTTTGAGCGAGGGGTGCTGATCATTGCCACAGGGGCGGGAGCCACCGGAATTTGTGCTGCAGCGGTCAGCCGCGGCTGGCAGGTGCTCTGTTGCACCTCCGATCCTGCAGCACCACCGGCCGCCGGCACGGCCCTGGTGCTCGGCGAGCGCACGGCGCGGTTGTCATCGGTCCGCTCCCCGACGCTGGAATTTATTCCCGATCTCGTTCCGTCCCGGGTCTTTGACCGCAGTTGCCGGCGACTGGCGACAGTAGCCCCTGCGTTGTCGCCCCCGGCCGGCCTTCCCGACGTTTGTTCCCTTAGCGGGCTGCTGCCCGTTTCAGCTGCGGACATCTCCGCCCGTTGGGAAGCGTCGGCCGCCGGGCCTGGGCTTCCCGTCGTGGTCGGGGTTGGACGATCCGGCCCCCTGCTGCTGGATCTCCAAGCGGACGGCCCCCACATCCTGGTGGCGGGCACCACCGGTTCCGGCAAGTCGGAACTGCTGCGGACACTGGCTGCCGGGCTCGCGGCTGCGCATCCACCGGACCGCGTCAACCTGCTGTTTGTTGATTTCAAAGGCGGCTCGGCACTTCAGCCGTTGGCCGGCCTGGTTCATTGTGTGGGACTGCTCACGGACCTCGCCCTTGAGGAAGTGGCGCGGGCCCTTGCCTCCTTGCGGGCCGAGGTACGCCGCCGGGAGGAACTCCTCGCCGCACACCAGGCCGCCGACCTCCCGTCCTACGAAGCCCTTAGCCCGGCCGGGCGGTCGCTGCCACATCTGGTCCTCATTATTGATGAGTTCAGAATCCTGCTCGACGAGGCGCCCCAAGCCCTGGCGGAGCTCATGCGGATCGCCGCCATCGGCCGCGCCCTGGGAGTACACCTCATCATGGCGACCCAGCGTCCCCAGGGCGCTGTCTCCGCGGACATCCGCGCGAACGTGACCAGCTGCATCGCCCTAAGGGTCCAATCCGAGCTGGAATCCCTCGACGTCATTAATTCCTCGCTGGCCGCAGCCATACCGGTCTCGACGCCGGGCCGCGCGTTTCTCGTCCGCGGAAACGGAGCTCCCGAGGAGTTCCAGACTGCCGCGGTAACGCCGACCGTGCTCGGCCCGGGGCACACAACCGCCGTACTGGAAGCGGCGGAATACCTGGCCAGCCCGCCGGCAGGCCGGTATGAGGGCACGGGAACGGGCATGGGGCCCGGCCGGCCGGGAGCCGTCGATGCGCCGCAGTCGCCGGGGCTCCGGCAACTCACGGACACCATAAGCGCCCTGTGGGAGGCTTCCGGCGGCGTGAGACCGCGGCGTCCCGTCGCTGGCCCACTCCCCGCGAAACTGCCCTTCCCGGCTGACGGCAGCCGCGGTTGCATCAGGCTGGGCCTGCTGGACCTGCCCGGGGAACAACGTGTCACCGAGTTCGGCTGGCACCCCGGCATGCAGGGACACCTGGCTCTGATTTCGGGTCTCACAGGAGGCGCCGATGCCGCCATGGACCTTATCGTGGAACAGCTCCTCACCTGTGATAGCGATTCGCATATATACCTCCTGGATGCCGGCGGGACGTTCAGTGCAGCTGCGACCGCCCCCCGGGTCGGGGCAGTTGTGGGGCTGTATGAACTCCGCCGGGCCGCACGGGTCCTGGAGCGCATTGCGGCCGAAATGACCCAGAGGCTGACCGGAGAACTCTCTGCCGGGCCGCCGGCCCTCCTCCTTGCGCTCAATGGATGGGGTTCCTGGGTTTCCGCGTTCAGGGCCGGCCCACTGGCGTGGGCCGAAGACTTACTCCAGGACATCGTCCGTGACGGCCGAAGGGCGGGAATCACCGTCCTGGTGGCCGGGGAACGCGAACTCGTGACCTCTCGGTTCTTCGCCGCCCTGCCCAACCGGATCTTCCTGCCGGCCGGATCCACGGAAGAGGCACGGCTCACTTGGCCACGTCTGCCGGCCACCGGAACTCATGCCGGCAGGGTTGTCGTTTTTGGGCCGATGTCCGTCACACCGTCAGCTTCCGGCAACGTCGGCCAGCTGTTCGGGCCCCTCCCCCCGGACGTCCGCCGCCCCCGAGCCACCGTCCGTGCCCGGCCCTTCCGTGTCGAGGCCCTGCCCGTTCAGGTGGCTGCAGCCGAGGTCCTCCTCCGGACCCGCCCGGGCGGAGCGGGACCCGGCGGGCCGGCAGTGCCCCGGCCCAGCACGTCGACGACGGAAACTCTGCCCCTGCCTCGCCGGTTGTTGCTGGGGGTCACCGGCGACGAACTCCTCCCGGCCGAAGTCCATGTGCCGAACGCCGGGGTGCTTGCCGTGTTTGGTGGCCCCACCTCGGGAAAGACGACGCTGCTCTCCGCACTGCCCGGCCTGAATCCACAGCAGGGTTTCATCCGGCCGCCGGCGGAGAACGATCCGGAGCGTTTCTGGGCCGGAATCCATGACGCTGCACGTGCCGGAGCACTGGATCCGGAAACGATTCTGCTGGCCGATGACCTCGATCTGCACTCACCCGAGACCAACAACCGGCTGCATCTGCTGCACAACCTCGGCTGGCGCGTGATCCTGACTGCCGGCTTCAACCCGGCCATTCGGCACCGCGTAGCACTGGCCCAGGAGGCGGTGGGCCAGGGGCGCGGCCTTCTTATTGCCCCCAGGACCCTGATGGACGGAGAGTTGTTTGGTGTTCGGTTCGAACTGGAGCAGAGTCCTCCTCCGGGACGGGCCGTTCTGATCTCAGAGGGGCGCGCCTGCGCCGTGCAGTTGGCATTCGATCCTTGGGCAGATGCCCCGAGCATTGGCTGA